The [Pseudomonas] carboxydohydrogena genome includes a window with the following:
- a CDS encoding nickel/cobalt transporter, translating into MPMMRKHAARLLAVSVVGVAAVAFIVAIIDPAFAQNPFGAPKAAVPDSQVGGIIGWLLVKQSEFYRQISAAIRTAKTDGSAVWTLLGLSFAYGIFHAAGPGHGKAVISSYIVANEETARRGIALSFASALMQALVAIAIVGVGAAILNVTAGQMCRTERVVEVASYGLIAAFGARLAWSKGGGFLRALRDWYRPAPALTPAFAESDAPVVHHHVHNENEHAHHHKHDGRCCGHDHGHAHAPAAIAGAHVHDEHCGCSHGPDPAALAGPGGWARGIGAVLTVGIRPCSGAILVMVFALAQGLFWAGVAATFLMGLGTAITVATIATLVVSAKGAASRLVSASEGGGALALRGIEFGAAALVMLFGLGLLLGYVAAERVTCF; encoded by the coding sequence ATGCCCATGATGCGCAAGCATGCCGCGCGCCTCCTCGCCGTCAGTGTCGTGGGGGTTGCCGCTGTCGCTTTCATCGTTGCAATCATTGATCCGGCTTTCGCGCAAAATCCTTTCGGCGCACCCAAAGCCGCCGTGCCGGATTCGCAGGTCGGCGGCATCATCGGCTGGCTGCTTGTCAAGCAGTCGGAGTTCTATCGGCAGATATCGGCGGCGATCCGCACGGCCAAGACCGACGGTTCGGCGGTGTGGACGTTGCTCGGGCTTTCGTTCGCTTACGGCATCTTTCACGCGGCCGGGCCGGGGCACGGCAAGGCGGTGATTTCCTCCTACATTGTGGCCAATGAAGAGACCGCGCGGCGCGGCATCGCGCTCTCGTTCGCGTCCGCGCTGATGCAGGCGCTGGTGGCGATTGCGATCGTCGGCGTCGGCGCGGCGATCCTCAACGTCACGGCGGGCCAGATGTGCCGTACCGAGAGGGTCGTCGAGGTTGCGAGTTACGGGCTGATCGCGGCGTTTGGCGCGCGGCTGGCGTGGAGCAAGGGCGGCGGCTTTCTGCGCGCGTTGCGGGACTGGTATCGCCCCGCGCCCGCGCTGACGCCGGCCTTTGCCGAAAGCGATGCGCCGGTCGTGCACCATCATGTCCATAATGAGAATGAGCATGCCCATCATCATAAGCATGACGGTAGGTGCTGCGGCCATGATCACGGGCACGCCCATGCGCCTGCTGCGATCGCTGGCGCGCATGTGCACGACGAACATTGCGGCTGCTCGCACGGGCCTGACCCGGCGGCGCTCGCGGGGCCGGGTGGCTGGGCGCGGGGCATCGGCGCGGTGCTGACGGTCGGCATTCGGCCGTGCTCGGGCGCGATCCTTGTGATGGTGTTTGCGCTGGCGCAGGGGCTGTTCTGGGCAGGCGTCGCCGCGACGTTCTTGATGGGACTTGGAACCGCGATCACGGTCGCGACGATCGCGACCCTCGTCGTGTCGGCCAAGGGCGCCGCGAGTCGCCTTGTGTCGGCTTCGGAGGGCGGCGGGGCGCTGGCGTTGCGCGGCATCGAGTTCGGCGCGGCCGCGCTCGTCATGCTATTCGGTCTGGGTCTTCTGCTCGGCTATGTTGCCGCCGAGCGTGTGACGTGCTTTTGA
- a CDS encoding DUF1007 family protein: MSMRGFLRLLSVAVAALFGASAAQAHPHVWITATSQLVFAPDGTVTGVRHAWTFDEMFAAYAVQGLPQQTKGVYTREELSALAQTNIESLKEYAYFTFAREGEVGGQKKQKFGEPVDYYLDYKDGSLTLHFTLPFRAPFKVTKLALEVFDPSYFIDFQMAKDNPVQLAGAPAGCRMNLVRPADSAPQQTLSEADFMSGQNANYGAMFANKITVECP, translated from the coding sequence ATATCGATGCGCGGATTTTTAAGGCTGCTTTCGGTTGCGGTCGCTGCCCTGTTCGGGGCGTCGGCCGCGCAGGCCCATCCCCATGTCTGGATTACGGCCACGAGCCAGCTTGTGTTCGCGCCGGACGGCACCGTCACCGGCGTGCGTCATGCATGGACATTCGACGAGATGTTCGCAGCCTATGCGGTGCAGGGCCTACCGCAGCAGACCAAGGGCGTGTACACCCGCGAGGAGTTGTCGGCGCTGGCGCAGACAAATATCGAGTCCCTGAAGGAATATGCCTACTTTACTTTCGCCAGGGAAGGCGAGGTCGGCGGTCAGAAGAAGCAGAAATTCGGCGAGCCGGTCGATTATTATCTCGACTATAAAGACGGCAGCCTGACGCTGCACTTCACCCTGCCGTTCCGCGCGCCCTTCAAGGTGACGAAGCTCGCGCTCGAGGTGTTCGACCCGAGCTATTTCATTGATTTCCAGATGGCGAAGGACAATCCGGTGCAACTCGCCGGTGCGCCGGCGGGGTGCAGGATGAATCTGGTGCGTCCTGCGGACTCCGCCCCGCAGCAGACGCTGAGCGAGGCGGATTTCATGTCCGGCCAGAATGCGAATTACGGCGCGATGTTCGCCAACAAGATCACGGTGGAATGCCCATGA
- a CDS encoding M3 family metallopeptidase: MTKSSASPSAATQTPSGGGNPLLEAWQTPFETPPFARILPDHFPPAYAAAFAEHDAEIAAIKADAAEPTFENTVAALERSGRLLTRVGAVFGDLVGANSSPELLGIESEIALEEARHWNPIMMDARIYTRLAKLRENAATLKLTPEQARLLERTYLDFHRAGAGLGEAAKARMAVINEQLAHLATTFSHNLLGDEQDWFLELGPNDLDGLSESFIAAARAAADERGMPGKAVVTLSRSSVEPFLQSSTRRDLREKVHKAFTARGDNANDHDNNATILEILKLREEAAKLLGAPSFAAYSLEDSMAKTPQNVRDLLERVWKPARAQALRDRDALQALIAEEGGNFKLAAWDWRYYAEKLRQRRANFDDAAIKSYLALDNMIDAAFDVAHRLFGLTFNERKDVPVWHPDVRVWEVKDAQGRHKALFYGDYFARPSKRSGAWMTSLRDQERLDGEVYPVILNIMNFSRGAENQPCLLSPDDARTLFHEFGHALHGMLSNVTYPSLSGTSVFTDFVELPSQLYEHWQEQPQVLQKFARHYQTSEPLPEDLLKRFLAARKFNQGFATVEFVSSALLDLEFHTQPASSIADVHAFEKRELEKIGMPAEIAMRHRPQQFGHIFSGDHYAAGYYSYMWSEVMDADAFGAFEEAGDIFDPKVAKRLHDDIYSSGGSRDPEEAYIAFRGRKPEPEALLRGRGLLDEPEAA; this comes from the coding sequence ATGACAAAATCGTCCGCTTCGCCGTCCGCCGCCACCCAAACCCCGAGCGGCGGCGGCAATCCGTTGCTCGAGGCCTGGCAGACGCCGTTCGAAACCCCGCCCTTTGCGCGAATCCTGCCGGATCACTTCCCGCCTGCCTATGCTGCGGCCTTCGCGGAGCACGATGCCGAGATCGCCGCCATCAAGGCGGATGCGGCCGAGCCGACTTTCGAGAACACCGTGGCGGCGCTTGAGCGTTCCGGCCGCCTGCTGACCCGTGTCGGCGCCGTGTTCGGCGATCTGGTCGGAGCCAACTCGTCGCCGGAATTGCTCGGGATCGAGAGCGAGATCGCGCTGGAGGAGGCGCGGCACTGGAATCCGATCATGATGGACGCCCGGATCTACACGCGATTGGCGAAGCTGCGCGAGAATGCCGCAACGCTGAAACTGACGCCGGAGCAGGCGCGGCTGCTGGAGCGGACCTATCTCGACTTCCACCGCGCGGGCGCGGGCCTGGGCGAGGCCGCCAAGGCCCGCATGGCCGTCATCAACGAGCAGTTGGCCCATCTCGCCACCACCTTCAGCCATAATCTGCTGGGCGACGAGCAGGACTGGTTCCTCGAACTTGGACCCAACGATCTCGACGGCCTGTCGGAGAGTTTCATCGCGGCGGCGCGGGCCGCAGCCGATGAGCGCGGCATGCCGGGCAAGGCGGTGGTGACGCTGTCGCGCTCCTCGGTCGAGCCGTTCCTGCAATCCTCCACCCGGCGCGACCTGCGCGAGAAGGTCCATAAGGCTTTCACCGCGCGCGGCGACAACGCCAACGACCACGACAACAACGCCACCATCCTCGAAATCCTGAAACTGCGCGAGGAGGCAGCCAAACTGCTCGGCGCGCCGAGCTTCGCCGCCTACAGCCTCGAGGATTCGATGGCGAAGACGCCGCAGAACGTCCGCGACCTGCTGGAGCGGGTGTGGAAGCCCGCCCGCGCGCAGGCGCTTCGGGATCGCGATGCGTTGCAGGCCCTGATCGCGGAGGAGGGCGGCAACTTCAAGCTGGCCGCGTGGGACTGGCGCTATTATGCCGAGAAGCTGCGCCAGCGCCGCGCCAATTTCGACGACGCGGCGATCAAGTCCTATCTCGCGCTCGACAACATGATCGACGCCGCCTTCGACGTCGCCCATCGCCTGTTCGGTCTCACCTTCAATGAGCGCAAGGACGTGCCGGTGTGGCACCCCGACGTGCGCGTCTGGGAGGTGAAGGATGCGCAGGGCCGCCACAAGGCGCTGTTCTATGGCGACTACTTCGCGCGGCCCTCGAAACGGTCCGGCGCGTGGATGACCTCGCTGCGCGATCAGGAACGGCTGGACGGCGAGGTCTATCCGGTGATCCTCAACATCATGAACTTCTCGCGTGGCGCTGAGAACCAGCCGTGCCTGCTGTCGCCGGACGACGCGCGCACGCTGTTCCACGAATTCGGGCACGCGCTGCACGGCATGCTCTCGAACGTGACCTATCCGTCGCTGTCGGGCACCAGCGTGTTCACCGATTTCGTCGAACTGCCGTCACAGCTTTACGAGCACTGGCAGGAGCAGCCGCAGGTGCTGCAAAAGTTCGCCCGCCACTATCAGACCAGCGAGCCGCTCCCGGAGGATTTGCTGAAGCGCTTCCTCGCCGCGCGGAAGTTCAATCAGGGGTTCGCCACGGTGGAGTTCGTCTCCTCGGCGCTCCTCGACCTCGAATTCCACACCCAGCCTGCTTCCTCGATCGCCGACGTCCATGCGTTCGAGAAGCGCGAGCTGGAAAAAATCGGGATGCCCGCCGAGATCGCGATGCGTCACCGCCCGCAGCAGTTCGGACACATCTTCTCCGGCGATCATTACGCGGCGGGCTATTACAGCTACATGTGGTCCGAGGTGATGGACGCCGATGCGTTCGGTGCGTTCGAGGAAGCGGGCGACATCTTCGATCCGAAGGTCGCCAAGCGGTTGCATGACGATATCTATTCGTCGGGGGGCTCGCGCGATCCCGAAGAAGCCTACATCGCCTTCCGTGGCCGCAAGCCTGAGCCGGAGGCGCTGCTGCGCGGGCGCGGGCTGCTGGACGAGCCCGAGGCGGCGTAA
- the hemH gene encoding ferrochelatase produces the protein MSSLESASPQIAPGRVGVLLVNLGTPDTADARGLRVYLKEFLSDPRVIEDQGLFWKLVLNGVILRVRPARKAKDYLKIWNNELNESPLKTITRGQSDKLAAAIADHDHVEVDWAMRYGNPSIQSGFDALMAKGCDRILVVPLYPQYAAATTATVFDKVAEVLLAMRVQPTVRFVPPYYEEPAYIEALANSIEAQLATLPFKPEVIVASFHGMPQKYVDKGDPYQTQCVATVAALRRRLNLDDKELILTFQSRFGYDPWLQPYTDKTMERLAAEGVKRIAVITPGFSADCLETLEEIAQENAEIFRHAGGEQFSFIPCLNDSDGGMDVIRQLVLRELQGWI, from the coding sequence ATGTCGAGTCTCGAATCCGCTTCGCCCCAAATTGCTCCCGGTCGCGTCGGCGTGCTGCTGGTCAATCTCGGCACGCCCGATACCGCCGATGCGCGGGGCCTTCGGGTGTACCTGAAGGAATTCCTGTCCGATCCGCGCGTGATCGAGGATCAGGGCCTGTTCTGGAAGCTGGTGCTCAACGGCGTCATCCTGCGCGTGCGTCCAGCGCGGAAGGCGAAGGACTACCTCAAGATATGGAACAACGAGCTGAATGAGTCCCCGCTCAAGACCATCACCCGAGGGCAGTCCGACAAGCTCGCCGCCGCGATCGCGGACCACGATCATGTCGAGGTCGACTGGGCGATGCGTTACGGCAATCCGTCGATCCAGTCCGGCTTCGATGCGCTGATGGCCAAGGGCTGCGACCGCATTCTGGTGGTGCCGCTGTATCCGCAATATGCCGCCGCGACCACCGCGACGGTGTTCGACAAGGTGGCCGAGGTGCTGCTGGCGATGCGCGTGCAGCCGACCGTGCGATTCGTGCCGCCTTATTATGAGGAGCCCGCCTATATCGAGGCGCTGGCGAATTCGATCGAGGCGCAGCTTGCGACGCTGCCGTTCAAGCCGGAGGTGATCGTCGCCTCGTTCCACGGCATGCCGCAGAAATATGTCGACAAGGGCGATCCCTACCAGACGCAATGCGTCGCCACGGTCGCGGCGCTGCGCAGGCGCCTCAACCTCGACGACAAGGAACTGATCCTGACCTTCCAGTCGCGCTTCGGTTACGATCCGTGGTTACAGCCCTATACCGACAAGACCATGGAGCGTCTGGCGGCCGAAGGGGTCAAACGGATCGCCGTTATCACGCCCGGCTTCTCGGCCGATTGCCTGGAAACGCTGGAGGAAATCGCGCAGGAGAACGCGGAAATCTTCCGCCATGCCGGCGGCGAGCAGTTTTCCTTCATCCCGTGCCTGAACGACAGCGACGGCGGCATGGATGTGATCCGGCAACTGGTGCTGCGCGAATTGCAGGGCTGGATCTAG